The DNA window CTTGCTGATCTGCCGGCTGGAAGCGTCATCGGTACAAGCAGTGTACGCCGCATTGCGCAGCTCGTTCGACGATACCCGACACTCAAATTCAAGGACCACCGAGGCAACATTCAGACCCGACTACGAAAGCTCGAGGAGGACCCCGACCTGGCCGGTATCATCTTGGCAGCGGCAGGTCTTCAGCGAATGGACCTCGGTCACCATATTACACAATTCCTCGAGTCCGAAAACGGAGGTATTTTATATGCGGTTGGCCAGGGCGCACTGGGAGTTGAATGCCGAGCCGATGACGAAAAGGTCCTCGAGTTCCTCAAGACGATCCAGAACGAGCAAACAGCGCTGGCGTGTGAGGCAGAGCGTGCTCTCATGAGAGCGCTCGAAGGCGGTTGCAGTGTTCCCATTGGTGTCGAGACAAAGTGGATTGACGACAAGTTACGAATGAAGGCTACAGTTGTTTCCCTCCGAGGTGACGAGGGTGTCGATTGCGAGATTGCGGAAGCCATCAAGACACACGACGAGGCGGACAAGTTTGGACGAAAGGTAGCAGCGACATTGGTGGAACAAGGAGCGCAAAGGATTCTGGATACCATCAACGAGACCCGACAGGTACCAGAGACAGTCAAATGAGTGATGATAGATAGATCAGTAGATGGTCATGAATTAAACCCAAATATACCCCAGAATGGCAAGTCTATGCTGCGCTGTACTGTGCTATGCTtccgcttcttcttttttttgtttcttggtgATTTATTCTTAATCGGCTCCAGCAAAAGTCTTGTAAGCCTCGGCATCCAATAACTTCTCAAACTGCTTGGCACCCTCCTCGTCAACCTCGACCTTGGCAATCCAACCACCACCAGCGCTATCGTCCTCGGGAACCTTGTTAATCGTAGAGGGCTTCTCTTCGAGATTATCGTTGACTTGAAGAACGCGCAGACGAACAGGAGCGTTGATATCGCTAGCAGACTTGACTGACTCGACGGCGCCGACAGCGTCACCTTGCTCAACCCACGTACCGGCTTCGGGGAGCTCAACGTAGACTACGTCACCGAGCTGCTCGGCAGCGTACTCCGAAATTCCAACGAAACCGTGTTTCTTATCGGCGGAGAGATCGATCCATTCGTGGTCTTTTGTGTATCTGCGAGCGAGGCCTGGGTTTTGTTTTAGTTGGGAGTCGAAAAGTGGGAGATTAAAAGATGTGCCATACTCAATTTGGTGGAGGAGAAGGTTCGGATGGGAACGCGTGGAGCGATGGCCCTTGTTAGAGGGGCGGCGAAGCGCAGAGACCGAGCGATTGAGGCCATTGTGGTGGTTGTTTGTGAGGTACCTTGTATGATGTAGTGATATCAGAGATTCCAAGTTTGTCCCGGTCGGCATGCGGAGATGGGCCGATGTGGGTTTCGGGGGTTAGTCAGCATGTCATGCATATTAATTGGAGGCACTCACAGAGCAATTGGgcggtaggtaggtagtattaACGACAAGTTGTGTACATATGCAATTCACATTGACGTGCATTTCTGTTGCAATTTTTTGAGATAAAGGCCATTCGGTTTCTTTATCTGGTGGCGACATATTCCATCTAAGCTTTCTTACAAAGTCAATGAGATGCTCATAGAGGTAGTTTCCCAACAATACAacagtaggtaggtaggtttcttttataatattatagtcaCTCACAACATTGTAGATCTAATAACTTATCATACTTTCTCACTTGGACGCGCGTGACAAGACCCATGCATACGTGTACAACTCTATGAAAGTGGTTGCTCCATCACGCATCAGGGCCAACAAACCCCTTGAACTCGAAACTATAACTTGTAAGAATATAAGATCAAGTCTTTTGCTTGCCCCCAATTGgctttcttctctctccccTTTCATTCACAAACCAACAATCACA is part of the Fusarium poae strain DAOMC 252244 chromosome 4, whole genome shotgun sequence genome and encodes:
- a CDS encoding hypothetical protein (BUSCO:41213at5125) — its product is MAESQSPKGVVNVGTRKSPLALAQTQIVVDALKQRFPDHEFPIHSMTTTGDRDQNTALYNFGGKGLWTSQLEERLVNRELDIVVHSLKDMPTVLPEGCVLGCVTSREDPRDTLVIKKELQDKHGWKTLADLPAGSVIGTSSVRRIAQLVRRYPTLKFKDHRGNIQTRLRKLEEDPDLAGIILAAAGLQRMDLGHHITQFLESENGGILYAVGQGALGVECRADDEKVLEFLKTIQNEQTALACEAERALMRALEGGCSVPIGVETKWIDDKLRMKATVVSLRGDEGVDCEIAEAIKTHDEADKFGRKVAATLVEQGAQRILDTINETRQVPETVK